Genomic DNA from Telopea speciosissima isolate NSW1024214 ecotype Mountain lineage chromosome 2, Tspe_v1, whole genome shotgun sequence:
TAGCAAGAAGCTAGGAtctcatatggtctttattgatttggagaaagcttatgacagagtctcTAGAGATTTACTCGTGCATGTTCTTGCGAAGAGAGGGGTATCGAATAAATATATagaggtaattaaagatatgtatgggGATGTGTtactagtgtgagatctatgGGAGACCATTACCAGGAATTTCCAATTacggttgggttacatcaaggatcagctctaagcgcTTATATATTtatgcttatcatggatgagttaaccaagaacatccaagacgaggtaccatagtgtatgctcttcgccgataatatcgttttggtggacgagacaaaagcaaggtttAATGGTAAGTTAGAAATTTAGAGATTGACTTTCGAAAGAAGCAGCTTTAAGATTAGTACatcaaagacagagtatatgatgtgtaactttagtcacattATGATGGATTATGATATGGTGAAaatttaggagagagagataccgtcaagtgactatttcagatatctggggtttatcatacacaaagaatgtgacatagatgatgtttcacaaagaattaaagtaggatggatgcaATGGAGAGGTGCAACCAGAATACTATGTGACCAACACATTCCGTTATACTATGTATGGAACGAAATATTAGGCAaattaagaagtgccatatagcgaagctgtgttgcagagatgaggatgttaagagaTGTGCAAcaaaattaggaaggataaatTGAAGAAcgaacatattagagctgatgtgggagttgcctcGATTAGCGACAAGTTCCGAGAATGTTGTCTGAGGttgtttggccatgtgcaataGAGGCctggggacgccccagtaaggaggagtgatcgatctgattccgattgaatgagctaaaagagctaggggcaagtctaaaatgaccataggtgagattgtgaagaatgacatgcatagtctcgATCTTGtgtcaagtatgacctcagatagagcctattggagggcaacgATCGACGTTGTCAACATCATGTaactgagattttcctgatttccaaggttgttctctttcctcttactttcatttctcacttttcatatctcatttcatcatttttattcttcattcctcttactttcctttccgtTTGTGTGAATCTTAGTTTTTTCTACTTTGGTTTGAAAGGATCCATATatccgaccccatttagttgggaaaaggctaagttgttgttgtttgacAACCAAAACAGCTAAACAAGTGAAACAACAACTGAGTATAAAAAGTTCTAAAACTCTCAAAGAACAATGGGAATTTGGATGTAAGCGCTTTCCCAAGAAATGGGTAAAAGAAATTCAAATACTTACAAAACTAAAAAAGGGATGTAAATGTTCCATATGCAATGAGGAAGGTCATATGTTAACATTGTTAGGAAAATGATAAAACTCTTAGAAGCAAATCATTTAGAAATTTgctatggagaagatattttGGACTCAGAAGAAATTTTATATGAAGTATATAGTGAAAGTGAGTCTGATAGTGACACAAAAATAATTTTCATGATGAATGATACCACATTATTATCTCCATCTGAAATGGTTTCACTAGGTCTACATTATTGTCTCCATCTGAAATGTTTTCACAAGGTCCACAAGACCAAACGATACATCTTGGTGATGTCATTAATGAAGAAATGACAATATAAGATTCGCAattgaaaaaattgaaatcttTATAAAAAGAGGAAATCTATAAGATTTCTAAATTCAAGTTTTGGAGTGCTAGACACTTTGAGCTATTTTGTGGAAACACCACAACTCAGGCCATTGAAAATGGCAGTGTCGAAATAACAATCTTTGATAAAGCAAAGATAAGACGGTTAACGACGGTTAACAGCTAAGTATCTGTTAATTCGTTATACTCATATTGGAATCATGCAGGGATTCATCAATATTGGTCGTCGTTTTTGATAAAAGATTCAATGAACCAATTAAATCCTTAATAGGTGAGATTCAATCCAATCTTGTTACAGGACAAGTCATGTTTAAAATCAGACCAAATTACTTTGTTTCAGTAGAAGACCCAAATGTAAGTGATATAGTCAAACTGCGAATTCAGACCAAAGGAATTGGCGTGAAATCTGAAAGTAAAATTTGTCAAGTGAAAGCAATCCATGAGAAAATGGAGACACATCATGCATTTAGTGGAGAAAATATTTGTGCTGGACTGACGATACATACAGGGTATTTTCATCTCTGTGTATATATAATACAGAACTTAGCTCAGGACATTGATCTAAGGGAAAACTCTTTCCAGACGGTTATCTAGATCTGTCATTTACACAAACTAACCAACCCTCTTTGTGGAGAGATGACAATGATCAATTTCAGACCATACCTAGCAAAATGCTTTTAGAATGTCACTGTTGCTGTTATTGGAAAGCAAGCTCCCAGGCTGGAGGTTGGGAAGATGAAACTGGTGAGCCGTCACTGCTCTGAGAGTCTCCCTTCCATGAGTCTTGAACTTGAGCAGCAAACTGCATGTTCCATAGAACATCCTCAACAGAAGGTCTCTCAGTTGGTTCCTTGGACAAACACCTGATGCAGATTTCAATAACCGTCTTCAATGATTCATACAAGCATGCCTTGCGGACTTCTAGATCAATGATGCTCCTTTGATCCACATCATCAGCCATAATGCTTGCATTTAActgcattaaaaaaaagaaaaacaaaagaagaaattatcTGTGGGTGTATAGCCATGGGGCCTTCTTTTGCATGTAACTTTAAACCAGTATGAGTTTAAGGTACGGGAAGAATCAATTTAAAGTGGAAAAAATTGGGCTAGGTCTCATTATACAGGCTAATCAAGGAGTCAAATGCTCATCTAGATCTACTACATCCAGTTAAGAGCATAAATACACCTCACTAAGTTATTATTGAATTTCACAGAAGATGCTTCCACATATATTTGCAAATCCCCGGAACTTATTTTTCACATTAATAatgatttatttcatttcaaGGTAGCAGCATAAGATAGCAGGGAATCTAGTGTAACTGCTAGGAGTATGAGGACAGGAGAGGTGTGGAAATACAGGAAGGGTACTAGACGCAAAGAAATTTAGGAGGAAAATAGGTGATAGAATATACAAtgtatttttttgtaaaaagtaaaaaaatgaatGCCAGCCACAGCTCATCGATGGACCTCTCCTTTGAAGGACCAGACTTGAGGCATCCAATTTCACAACCTGACCAACGAACACCAAAAATTTCTCACCAAGTGAAAGAGAAGACAAGGATTTGACCATACCATCCCTGATTCTATGGTATTTACTTATTTAAAGAGTGGTGAAGGAAGATctgaaaatggaaagaagaaaatggaggtAATAGGGTAGTAAGAGACACCTACCTGATCTTTTAAAACATCCACTTCTTCTTGGGACATGATTGCTCTTCCCACAATGATTTCCAACAAGATTACCCCGAAATCATAAATATCAACCTTATCCCCATGTTTTGAGCTGCAAGCAAAGAACATCAGTGAAGCAGACTAGTGAGGAACATCAGTTTGACTAAAACACAATGGATCACAAATTATCTTTCAGGGAAACTTTTCTGGAAGGAGAAGGAAGCAAGAAAAAACTATGTGAAGGACGAGCCTATTTTGTTTGCAGGACGTTCAGAGAAGAGTACTATAATTTTGTCCTCTCTTCATGCTAGTAATAATGCAAGTATAGATGTATTTCTGTAGTTACATATTTAGGTAAATACATTTCTATTCTCTATCTCATCCactatttatatatttatggcAGAAAGATCATCCTTTATTGATCAGATAACATGAGGATTTGAAAGTTTTATTTCCTAAATTCATCAGTAAGAAACTGTATACCATTCTGTATAACCAAAATGATATTCCATATGTTGAGATAAAAAGAACACAATTACAAACCTTTCAGCAACACTAAGTTCTTTTGATCTACTAGGAGAAACTCCTGTTGGCTCCTGCAAGATTGAACAGATCAGAGTATTAATTGCTAGTATGATTTGAAAAACCCAAGAaaacttttttgggtaaaagggGAATATTTCTTTTTCACCTTCCCCATATTCTCTGCTAATAAAGGCAGGTTATAACTGCTAATTTTGGCAACGAGGTTCTGATCCAGCAGAACATCTGTTATTCTCAAATTATTCGCAAATACGCCAGGTACAATTCCTGTATGCAGGAACTGTATCCCCTTTGCTATTCCAATTGCAGCTCCAATCCTTTGTGTCCATGTGAGTCTTTGTCCTGCAAAACCCTCTGCACAGTGAACTGTGAGATAACAAAAAGAATACTCAAACATGGATTGGAGGATAGGAGGAAGGCTCCTTTTCCGTGTGTGCAGTTGATTTGGTTCCTGCATCTTGACCAGACTTTCTAATCAAAGGATCCAACCTTGGAGATCTTCAAGGAAGTGCAATGAAAATCAGGAGATACCGAGAACCTGATCTTCCATATCATTTAGATGATCAGGGTATATGAGGAATGGTCAAGAAATCAATCACAGAGGTCAACTTTTGATCTATAAGAAATATAATGGAATATACAAATGAATAGATTTAAAGTTTAAACCACCCCAGATGCTACAAGTAGCATTGAGGTATGTCAAAAAACAGCCTTCCCCAATCCCCTTTCCCAACTGAGTACTTGTCAGAAATATTTGACTGATAGAATTAGTAATACATGGAAGTCCTATTACCAGAGAGGCGGCTTCTCAGTGTCCCATTTGCTACATATTCAAATACGAGAAATATTCTGCTGACGCTTGAATCATCCAGGTAACACTCAAAGCAGTGTCCGAGAGAACTGACCAAATGCCGATGTCTGAGTTTTGAAATCAGTTCAATGTGGTGCATAAAGTGCTGAGTGCTGTATCttcttttcaatttcaaacaTCTAATAGCGACAATAGAACTATCACTCAGCTTCCCTCTGTATATCTGATCATAACAGAAGAAAGGTGTATTCTTGTATTTCAGTCTAGAAATTTGATGTATATTCTACAGTAGAATTTCAaactatttcttttttaatccaTCATTATAATATTCTGAGTTTCTAATTATAAAGCCCCCACCATACAAGTTTACATATTGCTGGAAATTAGTCTCTGGGATCTCAATTCAGATATGGGCATAACTTACCATAACTATGAAAAATTGTAAACTATATTACAAAAATAAGGTATTTGACATTAGTAAATAATCCAGTTTCTCTTAACCCACGGTGAAGAAAGAATTTCTTCAACCATGGGAGCTGACCCTCTGATTGGACCAGAGAAGAGTATTTCGGACCTTCAACCATAGGAGGtgagagttaatgatgacaTTCACTCTTCCCAGAGTCCAATCATAGCATCAAATCACCATGGTGAATAAAAACTGAATCCTAAATAAAACGGGAACCAGATAGAGCTTCAATTAATCAGTTCAGTATTAGGTGACAAACAGTAAGGGACGGTGGCATACCTGACCATGAGAACCTTCACCCATGAAAGTTGATGAATCAAAATTATCTGTAGCCTCTTCGAGCTCCTCCAAAGAGAAAGTTCGATAAGCAGGAAGGCCAAGTGCTCCCAGCTTCATTGTTTGAGATATATACCCTTCAGGAAACCATAAAAAAGTCTTTTAAGTATTATATGTCATGCACATAACTAACAACTAACTGTGGCATTCAGGAATCATTCATTAATTGTTCTTTCCATCATTTGCTTTTCTAATGCCATTCATTCATATCCTATCACATATTTAAACTGATAGTTCAACAAAAACTAGCAAGATTACATTATATAGTTATCATTGTACTGATTACtgaaacaaccccccccccccccaatctccTTTTCATTGAGCTAACTTTGCATGAACCGATTTCATACTTAAGAAAGAATTTGGTGAAGCTTTCAAATTAAAACAACAGTCTGCAAAATTAATTTCTGAAGCATTGTGTCATCAATTAAAGTGTATATATTCACCTTCGCAAGTTATAAGTCACCTCAGTGAcataaaagagaatgaaaataCTGAACTTTCTCAACATGCCACAtgaaaaagggaaacaaaaacAACTGTGGGCAAAATATTAGGAAGAAATGGTTCTGTAATAGAAAATCTATCGTATTAGTTAACTACCTCTAAACATTTGCGGTATGAAAAGAGGATCTTACTTGCATCAGAAAACAGCTTTGAGGTGTACCCAGGTGATGCATTCACTGTCATTAATTTTGTTGGAGGCATTTTAGTGACCTTGGCTTTTACCCTTCTataagccaagaaaagaagagcAATAAGTAAAGCTCCCCCCAAAACCCCTCCCACTACACCTAATGCAAGAATAGCTTTAGCAGCTCTCCTTGGCTTCTTTTGTTTGCGAGGTAATATTCCCACAGCTAAAGCTTCATTTCGACAAAATGAATATGGATGCTGATTTTGATTTCCAGTAGCCAAACAGTTCATAGCATACAGAACAACCCTGTTTTTGGAATCCATCAACAGACAATTTGGCAAGCTCCCAGATAAGAGATTAGATGACAGATCCACAAAAGTCAGTTGGGCATTGCAAGACATGTTTATGGAAAGCAATCCAGTGAACTTGTTTTCTGCGACATTCAGATAAGTAATAGAAGGCAAAGAAAGCAACCAAGGTGGGAATGGCCCCATAAATCTGTTGAAAGAGATATCCAGCCATTGAAGCTCATAAAAGGAGCTTACTTCAGAAGGAATACCAGAGCTAAACCTGTTCGTTCTGAGTAGAAGTGTAACCAGCTTGCTTCCCAGACTAGGAAACTGAGGTCCCAAATAATTGTCTTCCAAATCAAGCACTTGAAGGTTTATCAAACTGCTAAGATCAGGAACTGGTCCAGATAACCGATTCATTGAGAGGGCAAGTACTCGAAGATTTTCCATTGTTCCTAATGATTTCGGCAGAGGCCCACTCAGAGAATTGTTCTTCAAACTCAGTACAGACAAAACTGAAAGTTCACCCAACCAATCAGGAACATGATTGCTGAACATGTTGTCATCAAGTATGAGAGTTTGAAGCTTCCCCATAGACGAAATCTCTTGAGGAATTTTACCAGAGAAAAAATTTGAACTAATGTTTAGTATTTCCAATGAAGAAAGACGAGAGATTTTACCAGATAAGGGACCCCATAAACCAAGAGATACCAACGACAAGACTTTTAAGCTTGGAAGCCTAACAAGTGTGGTGATGAAAGAATCAATGGAGAAATTCCGTGGCAGTGATGGAGTCCCCCTGCTTCCAATTATATGTAGCTGAGTTATACTTTTTTCGTAGCAAACAACAGTTAGATTCGAACTTGGGTCGGTGTTGCAGAAGTCTGTGTTGTCATTCCAGCTGCTTAAAACTTCCGGAAAATTCAAAAGCTTCTGAATTCTCAGAAGGGTTTGAACATGAGAGGATTGTAGCTGATTTGAAAGAGGAATcagaagaaaaacaataaacaCAACTAGATGGTATGAAGGGTAGGCTGCATTAGCCATTGGCGCTTGACCAGTGAAACGAACAAGCAACTGAGCAGGCTATTTGGGCTTATAGGCCATTAAAGACTGGAAAGGAAACCCAGTTACAGAACATTGAACTTATAAACGTCTCCATTACAGGAACTCAGCAGCCCAGGACCGGATGCAGAAGGTCTGCaactacaaaaaagaaaagaaaaaaagggaagttaTAAATTAGCATTTATCTGTTCTAACTTCCAAGTAAGGAATAACGAGGAATGAGCAATaactttattattatattttgacAACAACTCTTGATTTATCATCCAATGAGAACTAATGAAAACCattctttgtttattttccaAGACAAGAACTAATTAATTCTGCAAGGTTGTCACCACCTATGAGGCTAGATTGTGGTCCACTAAGCTAAGTCTTACCCGGTAAAGCCAAGAGGTAAAACAGATCTGATTCTGAAAATTTGCAGTCACTATCGTTGCCAGGAGCTCTTGAAGACTGAATTAACTTAGAGAAACTTGACAAACTTGTTTCTAATCGATCTTCCACCTCTTCCTTTTGAGTTCAGGAAAACAGATTACGTGAACCAACTCAAGAATTGATTGATGAGCTTATTGAACTCCGAAGATTTCGTTTCGGCAGTGACTAGATTCTGGTTTGTTATCGACGAAATCTTCCATAAACATTAGCTATAACATCCAAATCAACTTTAAATCCTTCAAGAATGGATTGGCGATAAACCTAATTAGATCGAAATATCACCCACACATTTTTCCAAGCATCGTTTGAATCCACAAATATGTCAGATAAGTCACGGACGAGCACCTGTATCATACATTGATGGTTTCAAAGAGGACAAGATACAGCTGCTCTAAGAGATTGTCGAACACAAGAAGTACTTTGGTGGAGATTGAGCTGGaagtcagaacggggaaaaATTGTATACTAGTATcgcttttttcttcttaatccaATATTTAAACCTCCTATTTacgctctctctctccattaaTCATTCTTTCTTATTAAATTGCTTCTTCCTAATCACACTTCtgaaagttgaaactcaaaGAGACTCCATTGAATATTTGTAATTGTAGAAGGAGAAAGCAATAAGAAGATTCGCTCACACAAGAACCGCTTTACTCTTTTCTGCAACATCTCTttgatttgagttttgattCTGTTTTCTGACaatttaagggagaaagaaataaTCATGGAGGAAAAGGtaaagaatgaagaaatggaAGCTTTTTCAGATTTCTGTCGCATTTCGATTTGGGATTTTGCTTTCGCTTTTCTGTTTCGGTGCTTTTGCTTCTGCCGTTCTTTGGCTTTTTATCTTCCACTTTGGCAATTTGACTTCTGCTTTCTGGTCCCATATCTGTGACCAATTATATATGCATTATTAATAGCTTGAAGAGAGGAATCGGCTTTTAATGTTTAAACCTTGCCTTTGTGCTTAAGAAAGGTTTTAAgtacaaaaaattaataataataatgggagCGTGGGGGAACGTGGCCTCTATGCATGCAGAGGCCAATGAGAACGCACGGAGAAGCATCTTGGGTGAGGGATTTATGCCTTTCATAGGGGTTCTCTTAATAGGGGGAGCTTGGCCTCTAAGCTTGCGGGGCCAATAACAGCACACACAGAAGCACCTTGGAGGGCTGGATTTCATCC
This window encodes:
- the LOC122651895 gene encoding probable inactive leucine-rich repeat receptor-like protein kinase At3g03770 isoform X1 encodes the protein MANAAYPSYHLVVFIVFLLIPLSNQLQSSHVQTLLRIQKLLNFPEVLSSWNDNTDFCNTDPSSNLTVVCYEKSITQLHIIGSRGTPSLPRNFSIDSFITTLVRLPSLKVLSLVSLGLWGPLSGKISRLSSLEILNISSNFFSGKIPQEISSMGKLQTLILDDNMFSNHVPDWLGELSVLSVLSLKNNSLSGPLPKSLGTMENLRVLALSMNRLSGPVPDLSSLINLQVLDLEDNYLGPQFPSLGSKLVTLLLRTNRFSSGIPSEVSSFYELQWLDISFNRFMGPFPPWLLSLPSITYLNVAENKFTGLLSINMSCNAQLTFVDLSSNLLSGSLPNCLLMDSKNRVVLYAMNCLATGNQNQHPYSFCRNEALAVGILPRKQKKPRRAAKAILALGVVGGVLGGALLIALLFLAYRRVKAKVTKMPPTKLMTVNASPGYTSKLFSDARYISQTMKLGALGLPAYRTFSLEELEEATDNFDSSTFMGEGSHGQIYRGKLSDSSIVAIRCLKLKRRYSTQHFMHHIELISKLRHRHLVSSLGHCFECYLDDSSVSRIFLVFEYVANGTLRSRLSEGFAGQRLTWTQRIGAAIGIAKGIQFLHTGIVPGVFANNLRITDVLLDQNLVAKISSYNLPLLAENMGKEPTGVSPSRSKELSVAESSKHGDKVDIYDFGVILLEIIVGRAIMSQEEVDVLKDQLNASIMADDVDQRSIIDLEVRKACLYESLKTVIEICIRCLSKEPTERPSVEDVLWNMQFAAQVQDSWKGDSQSSDGSPVSSSQPPAWELAFQ
- the LOC122651895 gene encoding probable inactive leucine-rich repeat receptor-like protein kinase At3g03770 isoform X3; amino-acid sequence: MANAAYPSYHLVVFIVFLLIPLSNQLQSSHVQTLLRIQKLLNFPEVLSSWNDNTDFCNTDPSSNLTVVCYEKSITQLHIIGSRGTPSLPRNFSIDSFITTLVRLPSLKVLSLVSLGLWGPLSGKISRLSSLEILNISSNFFSGKIPQEISSMGKLQTLILDDNMFSNHVPDWLGELSVLSVLSLKNNSLSGPLPKSLGTMENLRVLALSMNRLSGPVPDLSSLINLQVLDLEDNYLGPQFPSLGSKLVTLLLRTNRFSSGIPSEVSSFYELQWLDISFNRFMGPFPPWLLSLPSITYLNVAENKFTGLLSINMSCNAQLTFVDLSSNLLSGSLPNCLLMDSKNRVVLYAMNCLATGNQNQHPYSFCRNEALAVGILPRKQKKPRRAAKAILALGVVGGVLGGALLIALLFLAYRRVKAKVTKMPPTKLMTVNASPGYTSKLFSDARYISQTMKLGALGLPAYRTFSLEELEEATDNFDSSTFMGEGSHGQIYRGKLSDSSIVAIRCLKLKRRYSTQHFMHHIELISKLRHRHLVSSLGHCFECYLDDSSVSRIFLVFEYVANGTLRSRLSGQRLTWTQRIGAAIGIAKGIQFLHTGIVPGVFANNLRITDVLLDQNLVAKISSYNLPLLAENMGKEPTGVSPSRSKELSVAESSKHGDKVDIYDFGVILLEIIVGRAIMSQEEVDVLKDQLNASIMADDVDQRSIIDLEVRKACLYESLKTVIEICIRCLSKEPTERPSVEDVLWNMQFAAQVQDSWKGDSQSSDGSPVSSSQPPAWELAFQ
- the LOC122651895 gene encoding probable inactive leucine-rich repeat receptor-like protein kinase At3g03770 isoform X2: MANAAYPSYHLVVFIVFLLIPLSNQLQSSHVQTLLRIQKLLNFPEVLSSWNDNTDFCNTDPSSNLTVVCYEKSITQLHIIGSRGTPSLPRNFSIDSFITTLVRLPSLKVLSLVSLGLWGPLSGKISRLSSLEILNISSNFFSGKIPQEISSMGKLQTLILDDNMFSNHVPDWLGELSVLSVLSLKNNSLSGPLPKSLGTMENLRVLALSMNRLSGPVPDLSSLINLQVLDLEDNYLGPQFPSLGSKLVTLLLRTNRFSSGIPSEVSSFYELQWLDISFNRFMGPFPPWLLSLPSITYLNVAENKFTGLLSINMSCNAQLTFVDLSSNLLSGSLPNCLLMDSKNRVVLYAMNCLATGNQNQHPYSFCRNEALAVGILPRKQKKPRRAAKAILALGVVGGVLGGALLIALLFLAYRRVKAKVTKMPPTKLMTVNASPGYTSKLFSDARYISQTMKLGALGLPAYRTFSLEELEEATDNFDSSTFMGEGSHGQIYRGKLSDSSIVAIRCLKLKRRYSTQHFMHHIELISKLRHRHLVSSLGHCFECYLDDSSVSRIFLVFEYVANGTLRSRLSEGFAGQRLTWTQRIGAAIGIAKGIQFLHTGIVPGVFANNLRITDVLLDQNLVAKISSYNLPLLAENMGKVGVSPSRSKELSVAESSKHGDKVDIYDFGVILLEIIVGRAIMSQEEVDVLKDQLNASIMADDVDQRSIIDLEVRKACLYESLKTVIEICIRCLSKEPTERPSVEDVLWNMQFAAQVQDSWKGDSQSSDGSPVSSSQPPAWELAFQ